AGATCAGATAAGATTGGCACCTCTTATTTAGGTAATTGGAGTCATTTAGTGATTGCCATACAGGCACATTTTCTTCTGCAGACTCATTACAAATATATGCTGTCAGTGAAGACTGAAGAACAGGCAGACTGAAGCACTGTTGTGTGAGGCTACAGTATCCAGGGACTTACGTAGCTAGACTCTAATCAAGGCATTCCACATGAGGACACCACGTCAGTTTTACAGTCCGATGTTAGAATAGACTGTTATAATCAACCCTTCATTTGAACTGTGCAGTCTAGCTatgacctggaggagaggaagagaggtggggagaggagacaagagaataGGGAAGGAGACGATAGTATGTTGTGCAACAGGTAAGGAGACGATAAGATGAGATAGAAGAGAGTATGTTATGAGTCAGAGTGTGAGCTATTGAAAGTGAAAGCCAAAAAACTCCCACTTCAGCTAGAAACAGAAAGACCCTGAACTAACTCAGCAGTGTTGCGAAAAAGGCTTACGCCTTTATGATTTGCAATCAAGTTTCAGCTACACCCGTTTCCTCTCTCCAAAATGTGCGTGAAAACATAGAGAGAGCTTTATCTCATGTTGTGATTGAGTTGATATTCATGACTGACCTGTATTGCTCATCTCTGGCAGGAAAAGTCCACttcacacatgaatacacagtTATGTTCATTCATCTTCTCCACTAGTTTTCTTATTGTTAtgtgggtgagggagagacagagatatagtgagagaaggtgagagagacagagatataaaagagagagagtggggggaatAGGAAGAGAGTGCCAGAGCCAAATCCAAACTGCTTTTTCACCAGCCTGTCTGTCCTACTTTGCTACGCCACATGATTAGAGGATGTTGGGGATTAATGAGAAGCAGCCAAGATCCAAAATGGCTGCCCAGTTTCCTTCAACAAAAACTTTAAAAGAAGTACAATTAACCTAGATAACAATCATACTTACATCACTGACCAGCAGACTGCACCTCCGGTTGAAGGTGGGATCCGGTAAGACAGGTTTACCAAAGCACTGTCAGGGGAAGCAAATCAAATGCACATCAAAAACATTGTATTAATCAAGTTGAAACACACATATCTGATCCTCATTACTTCCCACTGGCCAGATGTAGCCAAATTAAGGCTAATTTCTGTCATTTGTATATTTATAATCCTTTTAGAGGATTCAGACCAGCCCAGAGCCGTGTGTGGGCTGCTTGTTACCTTGGTGACAACTGCCAAGGTCAGGAGTTCCAATAGGCCTCAGTGGGCTGAGGTCAACATACTGTAACTGAACAGTGAATCCACAGAGAAGGATGTATGCAACAACATACTATGATAACCAAACACCAAACTATCTAACTAAACGCTGACCAAATCTGGAGAACGTTCTCACCttctttatttttcttgatGTCTTGGTCTTgacttcctccttcttctcagtctcttcctcctcctcctcctcagtctctTCCTcagtctcttcctcctcctcagatgCCTCCATCATGTCCTTAACCTTCACAACCTCCGTGACCTCCAAACTGGTGCCTCCAGAGCAGGaaatcttcacctcctccttcacttccttctcctcctcctcttttacccccttctcctcctcttttacccccttctcctcctcctcttttacccccttctcttcctcttctttcagATCCTTCACTTCTTTCTCGTtctcctcgttctcctccttccccactTTCACCTCCATTTCATCCCCTCGTGTCTGTATCTCTATGGTCTCCATGACTCCCTGCTCCTCGTGGTGGTCACTCTTCACTCTTCTGTCTCTTGGGTAGAAGgctggaagagggggggggggatccaaGTCTTTCTCCCCAGGACAGGAGCTCTCCTTGCTGGGTATAAAATCACTAATGAACCACCAGGCAGATCAGAGAGCAGGTCGCGTTTAGGTGGGATCTAGGTAACCTCCAGCCCAGAAGCCCAGTCCCAGTGGTGTCTCTGCCCAGGACTGGAATTTTCCTTTCTGGGTATTGTGTGTCTGGGTACTCCTTATCTCCCCTGGCTCCAGATTTAGACCTCCACTTGTGCTCTTATCGACTGCCATGCCTGGAGGGTGAATCAGAGGGCCAGAGAGGGGtatggggggatgaggggacagAGAAGTGTGAAGCGGTATGTGGATGAAGAGGATGACTCAGAAAGGTGTTGGTAGGAATTTCGTATTCCTGATCTGCAGTGGTGACTATAAGTGCCTCACTACCTCAGTCCCAGTAAGGGTCAAAGCAGCatttacagacagacagacagacatagaaataatcaggcaggcagacagacagacatagaaataatcaggcaggcagacagacagagaaataatcaggcaggcagacagacagagaaataatcaggcagacagacagattattATCCATTCAGCTTGTGCAGTGACCTGAACATCTTGCCTCTCTTAGTTATagccccagcctggacacagCCAGCCAATGGAGAGGGCTGATACAAGCAGTTCACCATCCATCACCTCAGATGATTGGCTGCTCTCCAGCAGAGAGAGCTACAACAGACAGTTAGGTCAGTATTAGCGTTAGTGTGGTCTCAGATGCTAGCTGACAGGCAGGAGCCAGATGGTCTGCAGGTTCAATCAAGCTAACAGGACTATCAACGGGAGGAGCTTCTAAAGCAAGAGATCAAAGGAAACTATTCTGTGAATAACAGATGGTCgcccaaaacaacaacaacaattggGGTTTCAACTATGAAACTAAAATCTGTATCTTTATAGAAGATAACTATCACTGCGTCAGTAAGCATACAGTTTATGTCGTATGTTCTATGAGTTGTAGTTTATGAATAGCGCCACACGTGTTGTTTGCGTGTTACTTGCGTGTTGTGCGGGGCATGATGACAGGGTAAGAGAGGTGGGCGTGGAGGGGTGTGGCCACAGCACACTGGaactggagacacacagacagggaaacCACAtcaagagtgtgtgagtgtgtgtgtgtgtttatgagacaGTGTGTACAGGGTATATTTTGGAACAACCACACCCCTATAAACAGATGTCTTCCCTCCATTCACTAGtgacttgtgtgagtgtgtgtatgtgtgtgtgttcattaaagcaggagggagagatattACCAGGATATACTGTAGAGTCAGTTTATAGGTCTCCAGACAGAATCTGTAGAGAATCACAGAAGTAAAGGGACTTCTTCTGCCTCTACTGTCTTGTgtcttatgtttttttttttttacaaaactgCCCACAATCACTACTAAATACCTACCTCATTAAGACTGTGAGTCTAGACTATGCACTCTGTATGAACACAAAATAACTTAAGGCGATATCTCACCTGATAGTGGAGGTCCGTGATGTCACTTTGTGCTTTCTTGATTGGCTGGATGCTGGGTCAGACAGTGATGCTCTCCTATCAGGTTCCAGCTACGTCGAAATGGACcaatattgtgtgtgtctgtgtttttgtgtgtgagagtgcgtgaatgtgtgtgtgtgtctaaaatgTTGTTTTGGTTTAAAGAACGAGGAAACATAGTTGGTCGATATGTCCTTTTTTTCTCAGCTTCTGTGTGAAAGgaccttgtatgtgtgtgtgtgtgtgtgcgtgtgtgtgtgtgtgtgtgtgtgattctgctCAGTGACCAAACTGCACCCAATGATTCACACTCCGCTTTCATGCTCCAATtgacagcagcccccccccccacacacacacagtgtctctctttctttctttctttctctctctctctctctctctctctctctctctctctctctctctctctctctctctctctctctctctctctctctctctctctcacacacacacacacacacacacacatagacacaataacACCTAACCCTTCTTTTGTTTCAACAATACGCTCACATCCACATTCTctcttgaacacacacatacacacacacttccccttaCTGTCTCAAACACATTCTCTACGACATCTTGTTCTCaggaacacacactcctgtctaaaaacaaacaaactcgCCATTACATAACAGGACTTACAGACTCCGTGACACTGAccaccttgacacacacacatacacacagccaacagGTCAAGGGATGAGATGAGGtaacacaggaaacaggaaggaagAAAAGACCTCGACCACAGTGTGGAAGAGTGAGTGAGGTCACAGTGtggcaggaagtgatgtcatagcTTACATTACTGATCTGTTCCTGTGTGCGTCTGAGTCTCTGGAGCTCGGGTGTGTCAGACACAATACTGAAGCCCCGCCCCTTACTCTCTTCAAAGTCACGCTTGTACTTCACCtaagaaagggatggagagagagagacatagagagagagaaagagagaaggggagagagagagacagagagagagagagagagagagagagagagagagagagagagagagagagagagagagagagagagagaaggggagagagagagagattactcCTAGCTGCCGACAGCCCACGGAGTTCACCCtagctctgtccctccacctACTCAGATACCAACATTTACCacagcagaggcagcagcaACTAGGCGTTCTAGAACCATCCTGAGAGACACGATGAGTTCCAAGTTCTGCCTAGAATTCTAGAACCTTGGGGTCCTGTCCTGGTAACAAAGCCTTATCTCTACTAAGCTGATCATTATCTCTATAATAAGACACTCATTTAACAGTTTAAAGGGACGATTCCTGCTTCCCCTCAGGCAAAGAGGCAGTCATTACAGGTTCAAAATCAAAAATGTTGTCTGCATTGTTGTATTAATAAGTTCACTTATCCCTTCGAACCTTTTTCATATTCAAACATCGCTGAATATTGCCCCCGATGTGGATTCTATCAAAGAGGATTGCACCTGCCCCGGACTCCTACCCCAGTCTACACGTCTGCAGGTCAGGAAGGTAAATGGTCTACCTGTGACCGTTACAGTGTTCAGACAGTGGGTGCATATTTTCTGAAATTGGTTGATGTTATCTAAGCTTtaaagaaaggggagagaaagagaggagagacagaagcgagagagagagaggagagcggagagagaggtaaTCTGTAGATGACTGTAGTAAATCTACAGTCTGTAAATGACAACTTTGTAATATAACTGACCTTTACCTCTGTGACCGGGGACAGGGAGagcaataaaacacacacatacaggtggacacacacacacacacacacacactctgtgtgaCCAGACGGCCAGAGAacccctccgtgtgtgtgtgtgttattggcaGCGTGTCGGGCaatatgtcagtgtgtgttcggTGAGCGTACGGAGTAGTCAGGAAGGACAGGTTCAACATGCTGTTCTGAGGCCTGGACGTTATGATACTGCTATTTATGACCGTGGTGGGGACCTACTCATTGATAGTGGTCTGGCTTTTCTGTATGGTGCTTTGTACAATTAGCTTttatttgtgtaagtgtgtgtgtgtgtgtgtgtgtgtgtgtgtgtgtgtgtgtgataaaaaGTAGTAGACTATattgaggaggaggacagcagaTGTCCACTCAGTGGCATCCAGAAGGGGACCAtgcagtcacacacgcacacacacacagacacacacacagacacacacacagacacacacacacacagacacacacacagacacacacacagacacacacacagacagacacacacacagacacacacacagacagacacacacacacagacacacacacagacagacacacacacacacacgcacacacacacagacacacacacagacacacacacagacagacacacacacagacagacacacacacagacacacacacacacagacagacagcagcagtgacTAGTCTAGCCTAGAGAGGTTAAGGACTAATCAGAGACCAGAACAGGATATTTATCTTATACATGACACATGACATCATCACATAGAGACCGAGTTGACTGGCTCCACTCTAGGATAAAGCAGTCCCCTTTGCCTAAGCGCCTGTAGGAGGATTCTGTGCTTgtcagaaatctgtgtgtgtacatccacTCTTGGACTTAACAGAGcatcgcagtgtgtgtgtgtgtgtgtgtgtgcgtacccttCCGGAGGAGTGGGTAGTGCCAATGGTCCGATGGCCAATGTTGGGTGTGTATaacgtatgtgtgcatgcatgcatgtgtgtgcgagtgtgcgtgTGACTGACCTGGCTCTGGAGTTCACTCTGGTGTTTGAGTCTTAGGTTCTCTGGGGTGTCAGCCACGATGGTGAATGATGTCTTGGGGTagtgtctggagagagagagagagagagagagagagagagagagagagagagagagagagagagagagagagagagagagagagagagagagaggggggggggatatgagAGACCCTGTGtgaacatttgtgtgtgtatatttgtgtgtatgcatttgtgtgtgtgtatttgtgtgtgtgtaattgtgtgtatgcatgcacatCCACAAGTCCCAGACCGTATCTTGGACTTTACCAAAACAATGACCTATTGAAATGTCTAAAACAAAACCTAGAGGAAGTTCAGTTTtacgtcagacacacacacacacacacatcaaactccATAGAACAATAGAACCACACTGAAAGAGCAACCATGACAAACACTGAGTGGTTACCAGGGAGATGGATGGACCAACCCCAGAACATGAGTGATGTCATCAAAGAACACAAGTTAAGTAAAGAGGGAACACAGAACTAGCAAGAGATCCAGAAAGGTTtccctcttcatcatcatcatcatcatcatcatcatcatcatcatcatcatcatcatcatcatcgtgtcTCTGGTAGAGATTCCATGCCTCTGACACCATTGTAAACAGCTTACACAACACAGAATAACAGTTAACTagtgtaggagggtgaggaggtgtgtgtgtccgtgtgcgtgtctgcgtgtAGTTTCCCACATATTCCTAACCGAATTGGTCTCTTTAGGCCATAAAACAGTAGAGAGTTCTTTCAGTAGAGTGCTAAaacccctcacacacgcacacacacatacacaccgtgATTCATTGCTGCTGAGTTTGTGTTGAGAGGATATTCAGCAGCACAGTTTGACCACTCCACTAAAACAGCCTGGagatctccatccctcccactctctttctctccatctctttatccctccatctctattcctccatctctatcttacAGCTCACATCAAGTAATGATGCTGGCTGGCCTTGTGCATGTAATTTTTTGCCAAactatgtccacacacacaagtacactgaACGACAACTCACTATATATTACTGCCTCCTCAGACCTTGACCAGTTGATCACAGTTGACCTCACAAACAGAGTCATTAAGTcaactctgcacacacaccttgcctAAATCCCTGTGCAAAGtttatgtgtgtaggtgtgtgtatttgtgtgtgtgtagagtcctGTCCACAGTTTCACTAACCCCCCATCCCCGTACCCAGACCCCTCCTCCGAGGACTAGTGTTACACTTCAGCCACCGGTCGCCACTGGCAACCCTGCACACTTTGTTTCAGCGTTGCAACCCAATACCCAGAAACAAAGAACAGCACTGtgggatgtcacacacacaaacacacacagacacacacacacctgacagacacacacagacacacacagacgctagctggctggctggcaactGAGGTAGAAGCTGTTTATCCTCTGACCAGGACCATGTTCTACAAGTGACTAACCCCCTGAGAGTCCTGCTTCCTGCCCCTCCACACGTCCCTGTCTCGTCCTCAGGGCTTCGCTGGGGTGTTACTCACCACCAgcttggtgggtgtgtgtgtcgtgtcatCGTCATGAATGTGTTCTGTTTATGAGGTGCCTTTCTGTTCAGCTGAGAGGACGCTTGGCCTTTAGAGGACGTGAAAGATCTCCTGACCTTCAGTGGCTTTCACTTAGACGTAAGACACTGCCTGTAACAGACCTttcatcagcacacacacacacacactgcctgtaaCAGACCTttcatcagcacacacacacactgcctgtaaGATGACAGTGTACCAGCCTGCTGGAGAGCTTTCCTTTGGGTTCAGGGTTCCCAcgttatatctgtgtgtgtatagtttcTATGGTATATACAATATGCATGTacatttactgtgtgtgtgtgtgtgggtgtgttttgacCAGTCAGGACAGATTTAGATGCCATTGTCTGTAGTGGGACTGTGGCATTTTAGATGCAGGCTGACACTCCCTGGCTGTGTTGTCTGGACTAATTCTGGGATGTCACAACTTCCTGTGGGGAGAAAGGAGACTTCCTGTGGGGAGAAAGGAGACTTCCTGTGGCCGCTCAGTCCCTGGTGTAGATCTgtgacgttgtgtgtgtgtatcaatgtGTGGGTGAGAATCATTTACAGTTTCTGACCTATGTATTGatctaacacacatacacacacacagttgattaTGCAGAGGGTCAGAGCCGGCTCGAAGATCAGGCCTCTGATGTGTGTTCCCGCCAACGCAGTTATCTctgctgcagcacacacacacacacatatacacacacaaacacacccatgaTCAAATACAcattcgaacacacacacaaacacacgtgcacacacaaactgctGCACATCTCTACCCTGAGgccagatggtgtgtgtgtgtgtttcatttctgaatatacatatattttctctctatatactgtatgtttctctctctctgtctgtctgtctgttctggcATCTCATCTCTTCTGAGTCTTTTCCCAGTGAAGATCAGACAGACTGAAGAGTTACATAAGTCCCTCGCATATCTTCTGACTGCCTGACAAATtacactctcttctcctttctcctccttatcattctctctccctccctctttctctgcttcTTTCAATGAGACAAAGAAACATTAGTCAGATACAGTTTGTCTTCTCGGTGCCTTCTCAGCTTGAAAAGGAGAGTCTGttggcctgctggtctctctctatgtcacaGTAATATGGATGAGAtataaggagggagagggagggatagagagagatggaaggggggGTTAGAGCCTTAGAGGTATGGATTCTTGCGGCACGATGCTAATTTTGGCCTCCATTAATCCTTCCATCATTCTTCTCTTTCATCTGGCCTACTAGGGACCCTATCACGAGGAATGGGGGATAAAGAATGgataaaggacagagagagagaaggaggggaaagaaagGGGGAAGGGGACTTATAGGCAATTGTTATCCTCTGAAGTTAGGACTAGTTAGAACTCAGAGCTCCAAGATAGGatctacaatgtgtgtgtgtgtgtatgtgtgtgtttgtgtatgatgaGGCAAAGTAGAGGTACTGCGTTGTCAACTACGTGTGTTGCGGATGAACAAAGATTCTCTGTGTTCACCCAGATGCCCCATTGAGACAGGAAACAGCTTTATAGCAGCAATGGGTCAGAGGTCATTCCAACTTCACCTTCCTTTAAGTCAATTCGAAGGGCTGGactggagggggatggagggacaaAGTATGTTCTGTTTCAAGCACCCCAGTCTGGCACATTAAAACTTTGATTAAGTTTTCACAATGTGGACTTTCTTTCAAATGGGGTGTGTTAAGATAACAACAAGTATTCAACATAGAAAAGAAAACAATGGAAAATGACAAGCAGTTTAgcatccatctgtttcaatgctGGAGGTCTGAAAATAGACCagttttaacacacacaccacacacgcatgcacttcTTGGGTGGAAGAGAGAACTAGCTATGACTAACCCAACctgcttgagagagagaaagagagagagagagaaaacagctcAATGGCTCATAGATAAACTGCCAAACTTGGCACATATATAATGAAAGAAATCAGCAGACAGACATCCATGCGAGCTACACTCCTTCCCCAGAGGTTTACCTGTCCCCCTTACTCACGCGTTGCAGTAGGGCGTCTTGTCATATCCTTTGTAATTCTTCATGTTGAGGGTCATCTTGCACACCTCGCAGTGGAAACATCCTTTATGCCAGTTCTGgaccaaaaacacacagaaacttCACCTTATCTGTGGTCACAGTTGGTTAAAGGCTGGCAGCTTACTGTGACTAAGACTAAACAACAACTTTGGTGGTTGGGTAAAGCATTTCACTGCAGTTCAAGAGGTTGTAGgtggtagcctacatcatttttAAAATTTATATTAACGCCTGTATTGTTATCAAGGATTAGGGCTTTAGATATGCATCTCTTTCATAACTTTGGTTTTGAGAGATGCACAGGGGGAGCCTGGACACTTCAATAACAGCTACTCAAGGTGAGAAGAGGTCATGCTCTGTTTATCGCCCGGTGTGCCCGTGCCGGATGCAGTCAACTCTGTACGGACCAGTGGTGGGGCGCCTGGAGTAACCTGTGCAAACCGACTCCTCTCAATTTAGGTCCAAAACGCAGCCGGTAAACGAACAACACAGCACTACGCATCAATTATGTATTGGCACTATTATGTAATGAGAATGAGCCTATGACATGGTCTGGATGCTGTTAAAAAAGACAGCCGTCATTCTTAACAGTTTTGATAAGAGCCAATTTATGGAAATTGCAATCAGAGAAAATACTATCACATTTTTTGGGCATTAGATGTGCGATTGTTTTCTGGAACCTGCCATATGAGAAAATGTTCCACCTgcgaaacacacacagtagccaAGCTTATGCGTTTTATGGAGAAGGTGCGCACTTATCTGACTATCTGCTTAGAACTGTTGCCAAGCTTCAAGTTTCACACCAAAACGGTGGAAGTACATCTTTTGTAACGTAAGATTATCCTTCAATTCAGAATAACATAAGAATATCAATCTCACCTTATCAAGGCAGTTTACTTTCTCCGTCGGGTAAACAATTTTGCCACAGCGCGCGCACTGAGGGTTCATTTTTCCTAAACGTTCCTAAATTGAATCCAGCAAATAAATCAGTTCCTCGAATCTCGAATACTTCTTTATGTATAACCCAGTGTTTGGTATAAACGATAGTTTACTGCATCCCGTGAACCAACAGATAGCCTGGACTGTTTCCCGTCCTGTGTCGATGCTGCATTAAAATTGCACGGAGGTGAAACGGGCTGTTTGTGTGACACAAAGCAGCGCTCAGCAGCCTAGCTGTTTGATTCGGCGGGTGACAGCGCCAAGCCAATCCCGTATGCCTGATGTGCCTAGATGAGAGAGAAACCgagctagagagagggggaaaggagggcgTGAACATTCTCTTTAAACTGTAAATTATTTTGATTTCAATTTGACGGTCTGACCAAAAATAAAATCTTCATGTCAATGTTTGGaaccccgcctctctctctcacacacacaaatgcatacacacaaatatacacacacaaatgttcaCACAGGGTCTCTCatatccccccatctctctctctctctctctctctctctctctctcactctctctctctctctctctctctctctctctctctctctctctctctctctctctctctatctctctctctctctctcactctctctctctctcacacacacacacacacacacacacatactcactcactctttctccccccttactctctctctttctctctctcgagcacacacacacacacacacgcacacacacacacacacacgcacacacacacacacacacacacaccaacgtgcTAAGTTACATAACGAATCTGGAGTGGGAAGGAGATCAAATGGATCCATCGTGCTCCCCCCAtctcacagagagaaagagagaaagagagagaaagagagagaaagaaagagagagatagagagagagaatgcttcCCCAGTGCATGAATGTGATAACTTCAGTTTGTGCTGGATGACGCCTCTAATGAAACCAATAAGTCATATTACTCAATACAATAGCAGCTTGTTTTATTGCTGTAATATGACTTCACATCATGAGTCACAGCGTAAACCACAGACAAAAATAGAGAAATGGCTCCCTCTATTGGTCTGGTTCTGTACACACGTACAgtggaatcagaatcagaaaccgGTTTATTACCTTTTGCACATACAATTAAATTGCTTTGTTGATGTTGGTGCAGACAATAAACATGTtagtaaaatatattttaaaaaaagaTAGCCTACTATGGCAAAAGGGCAAGTAGGCTACTGTGGTAAAAGGTACATTTTACCAACTCGACCATTATGCATATATTCTGAACATGTCTGGATTTAGTTTATGCTTGAGCTAGTGAAGAGACGATGTTGGATTCAGATTGGATATTCAAAACACTTGGTCTGAACGTAGTTGTCTACGAATGTGTAATTATGAGTG
The sequence above is drawn from the Osmerus eperlanus chromosome 15, fOsmEpe2.1, whole genome shotgun sequence genome and encodes:
- the LOC134034669 gene encoding LIM zinc-binding domain-containing Nebulette-like translates to MNPQCARCGKIVYPTEKVNCLDKNWHKGCFHCEVCKMTLNMKNYKGYDKTPYCNAHYPKTSFTIVADTPENLRLKHQSELQSQVKYKRDFEESKGRGFSIVSDTPELQRLRRTQEQISNVSYDITSCHTVTSLTLPHCGRGLFFLPVSCVTSSHPLTCWLCVCVCVKVVSVTESVSPVM